Proteins encoded within one genomic window of Macaca thibetana thibetana isolate TM-01 chromosome 3, ASM2454274v1, whole genome shotgun sequence:
- the LOC126950757 gene encoding 60S ribosomal protein L12-like, with the protein MPLKFDPNEIKVLYLRCTGREVGATSALAPKIGPLGLSPRKVGDDIAKATGYGKGLRSTVKLTIQNRQAQIEVVPSASALIIKALKEPPRDRKKQKNIKHSGNITFDEIVNIARQMRHRSLARELSGIIKEILGTAQSVGCNADGRHPHDIIDDINSGAVECPAS; encoded by the coding sequence ATGCCGCTGAAGTTCGACCCCAACGAGATCAAAGTCTTATACCTGAGGTGCACCGGACGCGAGGTCGGTGCCACTTCTGCCCTGGCCCCCAAGATCGGCCCCCTGGGTCTGTCTCCGAGAAAGGTTGGTGATGACATTGCCAAGGCAACGGGTTACGGGAAGGGCCTGAGGAGTACAGTGAAACTGACCATTCAGAACAGACAGGCCCAGATTGAGGTGgtgccttctgcctctgccctgaTCATCAAAGCCCTCAAGGAACcaccaagagacagaaagaaacagaaaaacattaaacacagtGGGAATATCACTTTTGATGAGATCGTCAACATTGCTCGACAGATGCGGCACCGATCCTTAGCCAGAGAACTCTCTGGAATCATTAAAGAGATCCTGGGGACTGCCCAGTCTGTGGGCTGTAATGCTGATGGCCGCCACCCTCATGACATCATAGATGACATCAACAGTGGTGCTGTGGAATGCCCAGCCAGTTAA